In Deltaproteobacteria bacterium, the DNA window ATCGAGAAGGCATTAATACCGACAAAGCCCCCAAAGCCATCGGCCCGTATCAACACGCGATCAAAGCCAACGGTTTCATCTACACGTCGGGGCAGACCGCCATCGATCCGGCTACCGCTAATTTCGTTGCCGGCGGCATCAAAGAACAAACCCGTCAAGTGTTGGAGAATCTCAAAGTGGTGCTGGAAGCCGCCGGCTCGTCTCTTGAAAAGACCGTGAAAGCGACGGTGTTTCTCAAAAACATGTCCGACTTCGCGGCGATGAACGAAGTCTACGCCGAGTATCTCGGTGGTGCGAAGCCGGCCCGCT includes these proteins:
- a CDS encoding RidA family protein — encoded protein: MNREGINTDKAPKAIGPYQHAIKANGFIYTSGQTAIDPATANFVAGGIKEQTRQVLENLKVVLEAAGSSLEKTVKATVFLKNMSDFAAMNEVYAEYLGGAKPARSTVAAAQLPRDAMVEIDLVALV